A region from the Rhodamnia argentea isolate NSW1041297 chromosome 7, ASM2092103v1, whole genome shotgun sequence genome encodes:
- the LOC115734671 gene encoding phosphatidylinositol:ceramide inositolphosphotransferase 1 — protein MTIYIGREASKLWKRISAEITTEINLLAENWRYILAGLIFQYIHGLAARGVHYLHRPGPTLQDVGFLLLPELGQDKAYISETVFTFVFISFVLWTFHPFILKTKKIYTVLVWCRVLAFLVACQILRIITFYSTQLPGPNYHCREGSKLARLPRPHSVAEVLLINFPRGVIYGCGDLIFSSHMIFTLVFVLTYQKYGTKRFIKQFAWLIAAVQSFLIVASRKHYTVDVVVAWYTVNLVVFFIDKTFPELPDRTGGSSLFLPVSTKDKDARSKEENHKLLNGHGGDPADWRPRTQVNGKIMEDGNAVLADNAMNGA, from the exons atgacgatTTACATTGGTCGCGAGGCTTcgaag CTATGGAAGAGAATTTCCGCGGAGATAACCACAGAGATCAACCTCCTCGCAGAGAACTGGAGATACATTCTTGCCGGTCTCATTTTTCAG TACATACATGGTCTGGCAGCTCGTGGAGTACATTATTTACATAGGCCTGGTCCCACACTTCAGGATGTTGGATTCCTTCTGCTTCCG GAGCTTGGCCAGGACAAAGCTTACATCAGCGAGACTGTATTCACTTTCGTCTTCATATCTTTCGTATTG TGGACCTTCCATCCTTTCATTCTGAAGACCAAAAAAATCTACACTGTTCTTGTCTGGTGCAGGGTCTTAGCTTTTCTTGTT GCTTGTCAAATTCTTCGGATCATCACATTTTACTCTACACAGCTTCCAGGTCCAAACTACCACTGCCGTGAG GGATCGAAACTTGCCAGATTACCTCGTCCGCATAGTGTAGCAGAAGTTCTTCTAATCAACT TTCCTCGGGGAGTGATATATGGTTGTGGTGATCTGATATTCTCATCTCACATGATATTTACCTTGGTCTTTGTGCTCACGTACCAGAAATATGGCACAAAGAG GTTTATAAAGCAGTTTGCTTGGTTGATTGCTGCGGTACAGAGCTTCTTGATTGTTGCATCGCGAAAACATTACACAGTTGATGTCGTTGTTGCATG GTATACTGTCAATTTGGTGGTATTCTTCATTGACAAGACATTTCCAG AACTTCCTGACCGGACTGGTGGCTCATCACTGTTCCTACCAGTGAGCACCAAAGATAAAGATGCTAGAAGCAAAGAAGAGAATCACAAGCTCTTGAATGGGCATGGCGGAGACCCTGCTGATTGG AGACCGAGAACACAAGTCAATGGCAAGATTATGGAAGATGGCAATGCTGTCCTTGCTGATAATGCAATGAACGGCGCGTAG